One genomic window of Cercospora beticola chromosome 5, complete sequence includes the following:
- a CDS encoding uncharacterized protein (antiSMASH:Cluster_7), which translates to MAPKLSEHCIPLEHPHWFTVTLAAFLVVGILVSYLPQHYKIISRKSSDGLSPWWILLGGLSSIAAIGNILTLPTSRADMLCCREIGEGACGAALLGVLQIAVQFSCFMIIVFLYITFAPREEDGEVLSTSTATLTKPPPPSRPRDPLIVGTAIILSLLVVALTSLILVIRYPQHTQSWADLLGSVSGVLAAIQYLPQIYFTAKIKDLKSLSVGTLIIQAPGAFLFAYSLFLRVGVEGWSTWLVYMVTGALQMVLLGMAASFHATRQQEKRQGINHDSSDDEDAADSERTTMANNSDGAADERTALLGQHRDSYRPDEDHVRIVPGS; encoded by the exons ATGGCACCCAAGCTGTCAGAGCACTGCATCCCCCTCGAACATCCTCACTGGTTCACCGTCACACTCGCAGCCTTCTTGGTCGTTGGCATCTTGGTCAGCTATCTACCACAACACTACAAAATCATCTCTCGCAAGTCCAGCGATGGCCTGTCGCCGTGGTGGATCCTCCTGGGCGGGctcagcagcatcgctgCCATCGGCAACATTCTCACGCTTCCCACCAGCAGGGCCGACATGCTTTGTTGCCGGGAGATCGGAGAAGGAGCTTGTGGAGCTGCCCTGCTCGGAGTCCTCCAAATTGCAGTTCAGTTCTCCTGCTTCATGATCAT CGTCTTCCTGTACATCACCTTTGCGCCGCGAGAAGAGGACGGCGAGGTGCTTTCCACCTCAACTGCTACATTGACAAAGCCTCCACCCCCAAGCCGCCCACGAGATCCCCTCATTGTCGGAACCGCCATCATCCTCTCACTCCTCGTAGTCGCTCTCACATCGCTGATCCTGGTCATTCGCTATCCTCAGCACACCCAATCCTGGGCGGATCTGCTGGGTTCCGTCTCTGGAGTGCTTGCCGCGATACAGTACCTGCCCCAGATCTACTTCACTGCGAAGATCAAGGATTTGAAGAGCTTGAGTGTGGGAACACTCATCATACAGGCACCTGGCGCTTTCCTGTTTGCGTACAGTCTCTTCCTGCGCGTGGGGGTGGAGGGCTGGAGCACCTGGCTGGTCTATATGGTCACGGGAGCTTTACAGATGGTTCTACTTGGCATGGCTGCTTCATTCCATGCTACGCGACAACAAGAGAAACGACAGGGCATCAATCacgacagcagcgacgatgaagatgccgcTGACTCGGAACGCACTACCATGGCGAACAACTCGGATGGCGCGGCTGACGAGCGTACAGCTCTTCTAGGCCAACACAGGGACTCGTATCGGCCGGACGAAGATCATGTTCGCATTGTTCCCGGTTCCTAG
- a CDS encoding uncharacterized protein (antiSMASH:Cluster_7) — translation MSRPLFFRSARRAPPQTTSTQSHSRAVSHGGANLDSGAADVGATMQRSASTSTGAMSSSMARLERRRNMEERNFLKSKARSQNLNPPVDLRLLDYVATPDDNLTCPICRCPFVDPVVLAECDHYFCRDCIRQTWSLVATYNPLAAKGDCPTCRTPAKLGPRSATSKILINIVDDLLVKCPKTDEGCPVEVKRGEVQDHISIYCGYAMIECPKDGCELPVRRKDSKQGCLHFPVSCVACREEMQQCTLESHWKTQCPDRRISCDLCKEEVYYRNLSEHKTTQCSANVIPCPGKALGCTSRNMKSQADVHSRNCTFAKMAPLFTMMVQRFDEQEAAQKEMSRKLEVLQNGFESMQNIMYTSSPNPDRTSADSSSIPLLRPQGRSSPDTINGLVSPLRANDFEIDFDTAARSPRTGRRPSRETSPRQLPEVPGPRPMDIPEPFTSDFDLASPFPPPATNGPYASPLHHLLSMHESLRDEMSRISTALSEVDGRHQMQTLNENLRTREEISYLTAQVAGLSRQVHWLTSAQLQRQTRSATPGSSGEAGPSVGAAISSAVQGAARMVSGGAAAAPREPGMPPMPVRRGTNEEGRTKL, via the coding sequence ATGTCACGacctctcttcttcagatcCGCCCGCCGTGCTCCTCCGCAGACCACCTCCACACAATCGCATAGCAGAGCCGTGTCCCACGGTGGTGCAAACTTGGACTCCGGAGCCGCGGATGTGGGGGCGACCATGCAACGAAGCGCTTCGACCAGCACAGGCGCCATGTCCTCCTCCATGGCGAGGCTGGAGCGGCGGAGGAATATGGAAGAACGCAATTTTCTGAAATCAAAGGCGCGCTCGCAAAACCTCAACCCGCCTGTGGATCTGCGCCTCCTGGACTATGTTGCCACTCCGGACGACAATCTCACGTGCCCCATCTGTCGATGTCCCTTCGTAGACCCGGTCGTGCTGGCCGAGTGCGATCACTACTTCTGTCGAGACTGCATACGACAGACATGGTCGCTGGTGGCCACGTACAATCCGCTCGCTGCCAAAGGCGATTGCCCGACGTGCCGGACGCCAGCCAAGCTCGGACCGCGGTCGGCAACGAGCAAGATCTTGATCAATATTGTCGATGATCTGCTCGTCAAATGCCCGAAGACTGACGAAGGCTGCCCTGTGGAAGTCAAGCGTGGAGAAGTGCAGGACCACATCTCCATATATTGTGGCTACGCCATGATCGAATGCCCCAAGGACGGATGTGAGTTGCCGGTCCGGCGCAAAGACTCCAAGCAAGGCTGTCTGCACTTTCCCGTCAGCTGCGTGGCATGCCGTGAGGAGATGCAGCAGTGCACCTTGGAATCTCACTGGAAGACACAATGTCCTGATCGCAGAATATCTTGCGATTTGtgcaaagaagaagtctaTTACCGCAACTTGTCTGAGCACAAAACGACCCAATGCTCTGCCAATGTTATTCCTTGTCCCGGGAAAGCGCTTGGCTGTACAAGTCGAAACATGAAATCGCAAGCGGATGTGCACTCTAGGAATTGCACTTTTGCGAAAATGGCTCCGCTCTTCACCATGATGGTTCAGCGGTTCGACGAGCAGGAGGCCGCCCAAAAAGAAATGAGTCGAAAGTTGGAAGTGCTGCAAAATGGATTTGAATCGATGCAAAACATCATGTACACGAGTTCGCCCAACCCGGACCGCACGAGTGCCGACTCAAGCTCAATACCACTTCTGCGACCGCAGGGACGGAGCAGTCCTGACACGATCAATGGCCTAGTCTCCCCGTTGCGAGCCAACGACTTTGAAATTGATTTCGACACAGCAGCCAGATCACCACGCACTGGTCGCCGGCCATCTCGAGAAACCTCACCGCGTCAGCTGCCTGAAGTACCAGGGCCTCGTCCCATGGATATACCTGAGCCTTTCACCTCAGACTTCGACCTCGCATCGCCCTTTCCACCTCCTGCCACCAATGGCCCCTACGCTTCTCcccttcaccatcttctgtCCATGCACGAGAGCCTCCGAGACGAGATGTCCCGCATAAGCACCGCTCTTTCCGAAGTGGATGGCCGACATCAAATGCAAACTCTCAATGAGAACCTACGCACACGCGAGGAAATCTCCTATCTCACAGCACAAGTCGCAGGTCTCAGTCGACAAGTCCATTGGCTGACATCTGCTCAACTCCAGCGGCAGACTCGGAGCGCCACGCCAGGATCTTCGGGTGAAGCAGGCCCTAGTGTCGGCGCGGCCATTTCTTCTGCTGTACAAGGTGCTGCGAGGATGGTGAGTggcggtgctgctgctgcgcccaGAGAGCCTGGCATGCCTCCCATGCCTGTACGGAGAGGTACCAACGAGGAAGGCAGGACGAAGCTTTAA
- a CDS encoding uncharacterized protein (antiSMASH:Cluster_7), whose amino-acid sequence MQDRMGSRPGIVLYENESYLIRPAVDTDEFRKVWWGFMQTLGWNRGYYDLDTYMNPSRGYGMILLIEKSSNTPVGHVAGIVNKNSTGWVSMFIIDERHRGNGLGRELFKAAEYDLARNGVECIGLDGVVEQKQTYERRNFVSSPLGTIRIMIRPLVEKDPVPRPQLPEGSQMIDIRDVPPELLAEHELSITGFERPALWAGEHLFHRPDVQGVALVLTSNPTSAKDLGGWAVNRRCSGGVRIGPVYATDPASARAILVATMELARVEAIRSVPLPNEKMNDFTAEQIIEQATLVSEVWGGNADAVDLFGQLGWKPAGVDYYRMWVDGEATLEQSKDGAAQKSVYAIFDAATG is encoded by the exons ATGCAAGACAGAATGGGCTCACGACCTGGAATTGTTTTGTACGAAAACGAGTCGTATCTGATCCGTCCTGCTGTCGACACCGACGAATTTCGAAAAGTATGGTGGGGTTTCATGCAGACTCTTGGCTGG AATCGTGGATACTATGATTTGGACACATACATGAATCCGAGCCGCGGATATGGAATGATTCTACTTATCGAAAAATCATCCAATACACCGGTCGGTCATGTGGCTGGCATTGTGAACAAGAATTCTACCGGATGGGTGTCCATGTTTATCATTGATGAACGCCATCGAGGAAACGGACTTGGTCGAGAATTGTTCAAGGCTGCGGAGTATGATTTGGCTCGCAATGGGGTGGAATGTATTGGCCTTGATGGGGTTgttgagcagaagcagactt ATGAGCGCCGCAACTTCGTATCGTCGCCCTTGGGGACTATTCGCATAATGATCAGACCTTTGGTGGAGAAGGACCCGGTGCCTAGGCCACAGCTTCCAGAGGGCTCGCAGATGATCGACATTCGCGATGTACCACCAGAGCTTCTGGCTGAGCATGAGCTGAGTATCACTGGCTTCGAGAGGCCCGCTCTGTGGGCAGGCGAACACTTGTTCCATCGCCCGGACGTTCAAGGCGTTGCGCTGGTATTGACGTCCAATCCAACATCGGCCAAGGACCTCGGCGGCTGGGCCGTGAATAGGAGGTGTTCTGGAGGAGTGCGCATAGGGCCTGTATATGCGACGGACCCAGCATCTGCAAGAGCAATATTGGTTGCTACCATGGAGTTGGCCAGGGTTGAAGCTATTCGAAGCGTGCCGCTACCGAATGAGAAAATGAACGACTTTACCGCAGAGCAAATTATAGAGCAAGCGACACTCGTGTCTGAAGTATGGGGTGGTAATGCTGATGCCGTCGATTTGTTCGGACAACTTGGATGGAAGCCGGCAGGTGTCGACTACTATCGCATGTGGGTTGACGGAGAAGCCACACTGGAGCAGAGCAAAGATGGCGCGGCCCAGAAGAGCGTCTATGCGATATTCGATGCGGCAACAGGCTGA
- a CDS encoding uncharacterized protein (antiSMASH:Cluster_7), whose product MSTSPHQLLLLADHLKLSLLERQRAISLNLEPSKQDGQIQRSLSQLQDGLEELEAQRRDLGEAEEDDSELARLRKQYNQLYAQFHGSAPPTSEIATPNNPALASDFAAARSKPSNKSRNVRFRDNPDEDDAEAQANRAALFADQERYRDEPEAPNQDNLDNQQIHSYHNQVLREQDDQLDVLGQSIGRQRMLGIQMGNELDEQVELLDDVERGVDRHSNQLHGAQKRLTTFSRKARDNWNWITITILIIILVLVIVVLK is encoded by the coding sequence ATGTCGACCTCACCTCAtcaactgctgctgctagccGACCATCTCAAGCTCTCGCTCCTCGAACGGCAACGAGCCATAAGCCTCAACCTCGAGCCGAGCAAACAAGATGGCCAGATCCAGCGATCCCTGTCGCAGCTACAAGATGGCTTGGAAGAATTAGAAGCCCAACGGCGAGATCtaggagaagcagaagaagacgattcgGAATTGGCGCGACTACGGAAACAATACAACCAACTATACGCACAATTCCACGGCTCAGCGCCTCCCACGTCCGAGATCGCAACCCCCAACAATCCAGCCCTAGCATCCGActtcgcagcagcacgatCCAAACCGAGCAATAAATCCAGGAACGTCCGCTTCCGAGACAAcccagacgaagacgatgctgaAGCGCAAGCCAACCGCGCAGCCCTATTCGCCGATCAAGAAAGATACAGAGACGAGCCAGAAGCTCCGAATCAGGATAATCTAGACAATCAACAAATACACTCATACCACAATCAAGTCCTGCGAGAACAGGACGATCAATTAGATGTTTTGGGGCAAAGTATAGGGAGACAACGTATGCTCGGGATACAAATGGGGAATGAGCTCGATGAGCAAGTGGAAttgcttgatgatgttgagagGGGAGTTGACCGGCATAGTAATCAGTTGCACGGGGCGCAGAAGAGGTTGACGACGTTTTCGAGAAAGGCGAGGGATAATTGGAATTGGATCACGATTACTATTTTGATCATAATATTGGTGTTGGTGATAGTGGTGTTGAAGTGA
- a CDS encoding uncharacterized protein (BUSCO:EOG09260IU8~antiSMASH:Cluster_7) codes for MEEQLVRLLTETQSPQEAPRKNAEYQLKELYSNPDLPVGLLSIGAHNDVPQDVRQAALLVLKNFVLACWSTQFDEFAGPLFVDEQRKSQIRQTLLELSTSSRDERKIKSAASLVVSKIATADFPDDWPDLLQNVMSVVSTGVDSQLHGALKVLNELVDDCFNEEQFFKIGRDLVKVVYDVATNNTRKPTLRALAVSVFRSTFDILEMVMEDHKAAVKSFAEENLAGWLPFFIDTLKSPLPSPPPEGSERSNPEAAEQYRGSVALKLQIVKSLMRLRTLFPQMLSPHSPALFSATWHELSTLQAQYYEMYIEDDRQGRLEDADGLPYTLDFLVLEELDFLQACLRAPPVRKELEQQLQSGAATWIIDMMKVAVAYAQITTEEEGLWDIDVNVFLSEEVNVTANYTPRSACGDLVIKLGEWLNNATVEGLLTYTRTLYSESAGWKMKEAALYLLNQLLGDFQDVEKQIGPESANGYVDFIKHAMQEEPVFLRARGYLVAGSLTRTSGNALQAVAASFMEASLQAIANDESEIVKVSCIRALQYYLAALPSSVTIQRQPDIVASLSNFLNTQDLSDLDDSDDLLITIIETLRDAIMLDTRTCLVGGGLDLLFTVASKGAANFQIALLVTETFEDIAETIAEAGPEAYAQLAQKVLPSLMGAFDVASLTEENALANLAAELLAVMADHGSRPLPQGFVNTVMPRLNRLLLGSQDDELLKSATAAVRHMLRHDPDQVFNFHDQDGKGGLEIVLVIIDRLLNPSVDDHGAAEVGGLAAEVVEKAGSEKLGPYLTQLLQAVAVRLGTATQAQFIQSLILVFARLSLISAVEVVSFLADIRIGDQSGLQVVMSKWLENSINFAGYDDIRQNIVALSKLYELNDPRLAEVQVKGDLIVPKSDRIMTRSRARQQPDQFTIIPAQLKIIKVLVEELLSASGPNRALDAAAAADLDDDDEDGDWEDDANDFLDLGAGMTKSQLMAYAAEDGPSMNRGRDDETQTFLENFFRQQAQNPAFANVFSSLTPEEQEKLRGMSAS; via the exons ATGGAGGAGCAGCTGGTCCGCCTGCTGACTGAGACACAATCGCCGCAGGAGGCGCCACGAAAGAATGCCGAGTATCAGCTGAAGGAGCTCTATTCCAACCCGGACCTGCCTGTCGGCCTGCTCTCGATCGGAGCTCATAATGATGTGCCCCAAGACGTTCGACAAGCAGCTCTGCTGGTGTTGAAAAACTTCGTGTTGGCCTGCTGGTCGACTCAATTCGACGAGTTCGCTGGCCCACTTTTTGTGGATGAGCAGAGAAAGTCGCAGATTAGACAAACGTTGCTCGAACTTTCTACCAGCAGCCGCGATGAGAGGAAGATCAAGAGTGCAGCTAGTCTTGTTGTCAGCAAGATCGCCACAGCAGACTTTCCCGATGACTGGCCGGATCTGTTGCAGAACGTTATGAGCGTTGTGTCTACTGGAGTCGACAGCCAGTTGCATGGTGCCTTGAAAGTACTCAATGAACTTGTGGACGATTGCTTTAACGAAGAGCAATTTTTCAAAATCGGACGCGATCTGGTCAAAGTCGTCTACGATGTGGCTACAAACAATACACGAAAACCGACACTCCGAGCTCTTGCGGTTTCCGTGTTCCGATCAACTTTCGACATCCTTGAAATGGTCATGGAAGACCACAAAGCTGCAGTCAAGTCGTTCGCAGAAGAGAACCTAGCTGGCTGGCTTCCATTCTTCATCGATACACTGAAGTCTCCGCTGCCGTCGCCTCCTCCAGAAGGCTCGGAGAGAAGTAACCCAGAGGCCGCAGAGCAGTACAGGGGTTCTGTCGCTCTGAAGTTGCAAATCGTCAAGAGTCTCATGCGACTACGGACACTGTTCCCGCAGATGTTGTCTCCACACAGCCCAGCCCTCTTCTCGGCTACTTGGCACGAGCTCTCAACACTACAGGCTCAGTATTACGAGATGTACATTGAAGACGATCGCCAAGGTCGATTGGAAGATGCCGATGGACTTCCTTATACGCTGGACTTCctggtgctggaggagctCGATTTCTTGCAGGCATGTTTGCGTGCACCTCCTGTGCGGAAAGAGCTCGAGCAGCAATTGCAGTCTGGTGCTGCTACCTGGATCATCGACATGATGAAAGTTGCTGTCGCATACGCACAAATTACCACTGAAGAAGAGGGTCTTTGGGACATTGACGTGAATGTGTTCTTGTCAGAAGAGGTTAATGTCACTGCCAACTACACTCCGCGGTCCGCCTGCGGCGATCTGGTCATCAAGCTTGGCGAATGGCTCAACAATGCCACAGTGGAAGGTCTACTTACATACACGCGTACACTTTACTCCGAGAGCGCAGGCTGGAAGATGAAAGAGGCTGCGCTATATCTGCTCAACCAGCTACTGGGCGACTTCCAGGATGTCGAGAAGCAAATAGGGCCCGAATCTGCAAACGGATATGTTGATTTCATCAAGCATGCGATGCAAGAGGAGCCAGTGTTCCTTCGAGCGAGAGGGTACCTGGTCGCTGGAAGCCTTACGAGAACGTCTGGCAATGCTTTGCAAGCTGTAGCGGCTTCTTTCATGGAAGCATCCCTGCAGGCAATTGCGAACGACGAGTCAGAAATTGTCAAAGTTTCGTGCATACGGGCGTTGCAGTACTATCTCGCAGCACTCCCGTCTTCGGTAACCATCCAGAGACAACCTGATATTGTGGCATCGCTATCCAATTTCCTCAACACACAGGACTTGAGCGATCTGGATGATAGCGATGATCTTCTCATTACCATCATCGAGACCCTTCGTGATGCCATCATGCTCGACACGCGGACGTGCCTGGTTGGTGGTGGACTGGACCTCCTCTTCACGGTTGCCAGCAAAGGTGCAGCCAACTTCCAGATCGCCCTCTTGGTCACGGAGACATTCGAAGACATTGCCGAGACCATTGCGGAAGCCGGACCAGAAGCTTACGCTCAGCTTGCACAAAAGGTTCTGCCATCCCTCATGGGTGCCTTCGACGTTGCATCGTTGACGGAGGAGAATGCTTTGGCGAACCTTGCCGCCGAGCTGTTGGCGGTTATGGCTGACCATGGTTCAAGACCTCTACCTCAAGGCTTTGTCAACACAGTGATGCCACGCCTGAACCGACTGCTGCTCGGGTCCCAGGATGACGAACTCCTGAAATCGGCCACCGCGGCCGTGCGACACATGCTTCGGCACGATCCTGACCAAGTATTCAACTTCCATGACCAGGATGGGAAAGGTGGTTTGGAGATCGTGCTAGTCATCATCGATCGCTTGCTCAACCCCTCCGTTGATGACCACGGAGCTGCGGAAGTCGGAGGTCTTGCGGCGGAAGTTGTGGAGAAGGCAGGCTCTGAGAAGCTGGGGCCCTATCTCACACAATTGCTACAGGCTGTCGCAGTGCGTCTCGGCACTGCCACGCAGGCTCAGTTCATCCAGAGTCTGATATTGGTGTTCGCCCGACTATCGCTCATCTCTGCGGTCGAAGTCGTCTCCTTTCTGGCAGATATTCGTATTGGTGATCAGAGTGGCTTGCAGGTGGTCATGAGCAAGTGGCTGGAGAATTCGATCAACTTCGCTGGATACGACGACATTCGTCAAAA CATCGTGGCACTATCAAAGCTCTATGAGCTCAATGACCCACGCCTTGCCGAAGTGCAAGTGAAAGGAGACCTGATCGTGCCTAAATCCGACCGCATCATGACTCGCTCTCGTGCTCGACAGCAACCAGACCAATTTACTATCATCCCAGCACAGCTCAAAATCATCAAAGTCCTGGTAGAAGAGCTCCTCTCTGCGTCTGGGCCCAACCGCGCACTTgacgctgcagcagcagccgatctcgacgatgacgacgaggacgggGACTGGGAAGACGATGCGAACGACTTCTTGGATCTTGGTGCTGGTATGACGAAGTCACAGCTGATGGCTTATGCCGCGGAAGACGGACCTTCGATGAACCGGGGCCGAGATGATGAGACTCAAACGTTTCTGGAAAATTTCTTCCggcagcaggcgcagaaTCCTGCGTTTGCCAATGTGTTCAGCTCGTTGACAccggaggagcaggagaagtTGAGGGGTATGAGCGCCTCGTGA
- a CDS encoding uncharacterized protein (antiSMASH:Cluster_7) produces the protein MATEPATFLTFVTAFGDFLTVAIHTILYERGIYPKTSFISAKTYNFAVRQSRHPKVCEWINDAVNAVEEEILKGNAELVAVVIYSKQNKPIERVVFDVSRFPVVSENEHNVPLEAADGPDMPVLPLVDLEEQMRATMSRLSNCGADMKKLPDGCTFTVAVELRPDGEAPLEHPQHWVPAQAPLDEQQPNLDKQTRPVRAVHAGSMAFETWIEEIEETRPSDTSQSTGS, from the coding sequence ATGGCCACAGAGCCGGCTACTTTCCTCACTTTCGTGACGGCTTTCGGCGATTTCCTCACAGTAGCCATTCACACCATACTGTACGAGCGAGGCATCTACCCCAAAACATCGTTCATCTCGGCGAAAACGTACAACTTTGCTGTGCGGCAGAGCAGACATCCAAAGGTCTGTGAATGGATCAATGATGCCGTCAATGCTGTCGAGGAGGAGATCCTCAAAGGAAATGCCGAACTGGTGGCGGTAGTTATCTACAGCAAGCAAAACAAGCCGATTGAACGAGTAGTCTTCGACGTTTCGCGATTCCCCGTCGTTTCCGAGAATGAGCACAACGTGCCTCTGGAGGCGGCAGATGGACCCGACATGCCTGTACTGCCACTCGTTGATCTTGAAGAGCAGATGCGCGCCACTATGAGCCGACTATCGAATTGTGGAGCCGATATGAAGAAGCTGCCAGATGGTTGCACCTTTACAGTTGCAGTTGAATTGCGGCCTGATGGCGAAGCTCCACTCGAGCACCCGCAGCACTGGGTGCCAGCACAAGCACCTCTCGATGAGCAACAGCCGAACTTGGACAAGCAGACCAGACCCGTTCGAGCTGTTCATGCTGGCAGCATGGCCTTCGAAACCTGGATAGAAGAAATTGAGGAAACAAGGCCATCAGACACAAGTCAGAGTACTGGCAGTTGA
- a CDS encoding uncharacterized protein (antiSMASH:Cluster_7) encodes MDRIRLLDLPREALLLYHAHRVEVLLSAGILLAAIRLLVHWRSKKAKALLTPPLGSPVREKPLQLVDEKKAASSSIPQTLPAEPLKPKGPKRVKGVRTAKRKDSPVRAIDQIQPYVFYYSLGGSTRAYAEKLASTFEANDRVLAPIVHDLTEIDYDDYFISAPKQARSGTAAFYYVLLPSYNIDTELSNFLSHLEETHHDFRIDDQSLSGLAGYSVFGFGDRQEWPTEEEGYCSQAVEVDRWMAKLTGKKRAYPLGTGDVKGDDADMRLEEWRRGVYNIIEDLGRGQGLGVGVIGSGDPAESGDEASEDEDEETLFPAQGRTTKRSTTDDLEDIKAPIPVDFTTTSTKKAPQPAVPKAMVPKESPTYSSLTKQGYTIVGSHSGVKICRWTKSALRGRGSCYKFSFYGIASHQCMEATPSLACANKCVFCWRHGTNPVGTSWRWTVDPPDEIFQGMTAGHYQKIKQLRGVPGVRAERFAEGMQIRHCALSLVGEPIFYPHINELLGMLHASHISSFLVCNAQHPEQLAALGPVTQLYVSIDASNKDALRKIDRPLHRDYWERFTQCMDILREKRHTHRTVFRLTLVKGFNIDDEAQGYADLVERALPAFVEVKGVTYCGTSTSKGAGLSMQNVPFYEEVRAFVLALERELKTRGLDYGIGAEHAHSCCILLADKTRFWRPLGAGDEQNIRTKYEGAGRYRTTIDYPAFFRCVESGQKFGPEDYVSETPTAEWALWGNGGFDPRDERVDRKGRPKEIEEVKRVVEI; translated from the coding sequence ATGGACCGAATACGCCTCCTCGATCTCCCGCGAgaggcgctgctgctctATCACGCCCATCGAGTGGAAGTACTCCTCTCTGCCGGCATTCTGCTGGCCGCGATTCGTCTGCTCGTCCATTGGAGGAGTAAGAAAGCAAAAGCGCTTCTGACGCCACCTTTGGGTTCGCCAGTCCGAGAGAAGCCATTACAGCTggtcgatgagaagaaggctgcgagCAGTAGTATACCACAAACACTACCGGCAGAGCCATTAAAACCAAAAGGGCCCAAACGCGTCAAAGGCGTGCGGACGGCAAAGCGTAAGGACAGTCCCGTCAGGGCGATTGATCAGATTCAACCATatgtcttctactattctcttGGAGGGTCAACGCGAGCGTATGCAGAGAAATTGGCATCGACGTTTGAAGCCAATGACAGGGTTCTGGCTCCCATAGTCCACGACCTGACCGAGATCGACTACGATGACTACTTCATCTCTGCCCCCAAGCAAGCCCGTAGTGGCACCGCCGCATTCTACTACGTCCTCCTCCCATCCTACAACATCGACACCGAGTTGTCGAACTTCCTATCGCATCTCGAAGAGACCCACCACGATTTCCGAATAGACGATCAGTCGCTATCAGGCCTGGCAGGATATAGCGTCTTTGGCTTTGGAGATCGTCAAGAATGGCCGacggaagaagaaggttACTGCAGTCAAGCGGTTGAGGTGGACCGGTGGATGGCCAAGCTGACTGGCAAAAAGCGAGCGTATCCATTGGGCACGGGAGATGTGAAGGGCGACGATGCAGACATGAGACTGGAAGAATGGCGGAGGGGTGTATACAACATCATTGAAGATCTAGGGCGAGGTCAAGGGCTAGGTGTTGGAGTGATAGGAAGTGGAGACCCTGCAGAAAGTGGCGACGAGGCTTcagaggatgaggacgaagagacaCTTTTTCCAGCTCAAGGACGAACGACAAAGCGAAGCACGACTGACGATCTCGAAGACATCAAAGCGCCGATTCCAGTCgacttcaccaccacctcgaCCAAGAAAGCACCTCAACCAGCTGTTCCGAAAGCCATGGTGCCCAAAGAGTCGCCCACCTACTCTTCCCTCACCAAACAAGGCTACACAATTGTCGGATCACATTCCGGGGTCAAAATCTGTCGCTGGACTAAATCCGCCCTGCGTGGCCGTGGCTCTTGCTACAAGTTCTCCTTTTACGGCATTGCCTCACATCAATGTATGGAGGCCACTCCGTCATTAGCGTGTGCAAACAAGTGTGTATTCTGCTGGCGACATGGCACAAATCCGGTAGGGACGAGTTGGCGCTGGACCGTCGATCCGCCTGACGAGATTTTCCAAGGCATGACAGCCGGGCATTATCAGAAGATCAAGCAACTTCGAGGTGTGCCGGGCGTGCGAGCGGAGCGCTTCGCCGAAGGGATGCAGATCAGGCATTGTGCCCTCTCACTCGTCGGCGAGCCCATTTTCTACCCACACATTAACGAGCTCCTGGGCATGCTGCACGCAAGCCACATCTCATCGTTCCTCGTATGCAACGCTCAGCACCCGGAGCAACTCGCGGCTTTGGGGCCTGTAACACAACTATACGTGTCTATTGATGCTTCTAACAAGGACGCACTTCGCAAGATCGATAGGCCCTTGCACCGAGACTACTGGGAGCGCTTCACCCAATGCATGGACATCCTACGTGAGAAGCGTCACACCCACCGCACAGTTTTCCGTCTTACTCTGGTCAAGGGCTTCAACATCGACGACGAAGCCCAAGGCTACGCGGACCTCGTAGAACGTGCCCTACCTGCATTCGTTGAAGTCAAGGGCGTTACATACTGTGGCACGTCCACCTCGAAAGGCGCAGGTCTCTCGATGCAGAACGTACCTTTCTACGAAGAAGTCCGAGCCTTTGTCCTTGCGCTCGAAAGAGAGCTGAAGACGCGAGGTCTAGACTATGGCATTGGAGCCGAGCACGCGCATTCATGTTGTATTCTCCTTGCAGATAAGACGCGGTTCTGGCGTCCTCTTGGAGCAGGCGACGAGCAAAACATCAGAACGAAGTACGAAGGTGCAGGGAGATATCGCACCACCATTGATTATCCTGCTTTCTTCAGGTGTGTTGAAAGTGGACAGAAGTTTGGACCGGAGGATTATGTTTCGGAGACCCCGACTGCGGAGTGGGCGCTTTGGGGCAATGGGGGCTTCGATCCGAGAGATGAGAGAGTAGATAGGAAAGGACGGCCGAAAGAGAttgaggaggtgaagagagTTGTGGAGATTTGA